One stretch of Lacrimispora sphenoides DNA includes these proteins:
- a CDS encoding HPr family phosphocarrier protein → MRTIEVDIQLRYTPIPLALLINTANAFDCDIYIDYGLTKVNVKNYDEMKKGLNTQNRNLQFNFDGIDELAAEGRIEMLFQP, encoded by the coding sequence ATGCGAACCATTGAAGTCGATATCCAGCTGCGTTACACCCCCATTCCCCTCGCGCTTTTAATCAACACCGCTAATGCCTTTGACTGTGATATTTATATTGACTACGGTTTAACAAAGGTGAATGTCAAGAACTACGACGAGATGAAAAAAGGGCTTAACACGCAGAACCGGAACTTACAATTTAATTTCGACGGCATTGATGAGCTGGCCGCCGAAGGACGGATCGAGATGCTGTTTCAACCATGA